One genomic window of Medicago truncatula cultivar Jemalong A17 chromosome 1, MtrunA17r5.0-ANR, whole genome shotgun sequence includes the following:
- the LOC25482794 gene encoding disease resistance protein UNI, producing the protein MFEDKVGFGSFKHLKLSEYPELKELWYGRLEHNAFRSLKHLVVHKCDFVSDVLFQPNLLEVSMNLEELDVEDCNSLEAVFDLKDEFAKEIVVQNSTQLKKLKLSNLPKLKHVWKKDPHYTMKFENLSDVSVVGCHSLISLFPLSVARDMMQLQSLQVSNCGIDEIVVKEEGTDEMVKFVFPHLTSINLKYLTKLKAFFVGVHSLQCKSLKTIKLFACPTIELFKAEPLRHQESSKNDVLNISTYQPLFVIEEEVLTSVKSTTQFTPGLRELDLWDLPKLKYICKEGFQMDPFLHFLESIDVYQCSSLIKLVPSSVTFSYMTYLEVTSCNGLINLITHSTAKSLVKLTTMKIQRCYWLEDIVNGKEDETNEISFCSLRYLELISLQRLCRFCSCLCPIKFPMLEVVVVKKCPQMKLFSLGVANTPNLQTVEIDEENHWDGDLNQTVKNLFDDKDGFDGLEHLFSL; encoded by the exons ATGTTTGAAGATAAG GTGGGATTTGGCAGTTTCAAGCATTTAAAACTATCTGAATATCCCGAGTTAAAAGAGTTGTGGTATGGTCGACTTGAGCATAACGCATTTAGGAGTTTGAAGCATCTAGTGGTTCATAAATGTGATTTTGTATCCGATGTGCTCTTTCAACCTAACTTGCTAGAAGTGTCGATGAACCTGGAAGAATTAGATGTGGAGGATTGTAATTCATTAGAAGCAGTTTTTGATTTGAAAGATGAATTTGCCAAAGAAATTGTTGTGCAGAATTCTACtcaattgaagaaattaaaactatCTAATCTTCCAAAACTGAAGCATGTATGGAAAAAGGATCCACATTACACTATGAAGTTTGAAAATTTAAGTGATGTATCTGTTGTGGGATGCCATAGCTTGATAAGCCTCTTTCCGCTCTCAGTGGCTAGAGATATGATGCAACTTCAAAGTCTTCAAGTAAGTAACTGTGGGATTGATGAAATTGTTGTCAAGGAAGAAGGAACAGATGAGATGGTTAAATTTGTGTTTCCTCATTTGACTTCCATTAACCTTAAGTACTTGACCAAACTTAAGGCATTCTTTGTTGGGGTTCATTCTCTTCAATGTAAATCATTGAAAACGATCAAGTTGTTCGCATGTCCAACAATAGAGCTATTTAAGGCAGAGCCTTTGAGACACCAAGAAAGTTCCAAAAATGATGTGCTTAATATCTCAACGTATCAACCTCTTTTTGTGATTGAAGAG GAGGTACTTACAAGTGTAAAGAGTACAACTCAATTTACCCCGGGGCTCAGAGAGTTGGACTTATGGGACCTGCCCAAGCTTAAATATATATGCAAAGAAGGATTTCAAATGGATCCTTTTCTGCATTTTCTTGAAAGCATTGATGTTTACCAATGTTCCAGTCTGATAAAGTTGGTTCCGTCCTCTGTTACCTTTAGTTACATGACCTATTTGGAGGTAACAAGCTGCAATGGGTTGATAAATTTGATAACACACTCAACAGCAAAGAGTCTTGTCAAACTCACAacaatgaagattcaaaggtGTTATTGGCTTGAGGATATAGTGAACGGTAAAGAAGATGAGACAAACGAGATTTCATTTTGCAGTTTACGATATCTAGAACTAATTTCTTTACAAAGGCTATGTCGATTTTGCTCATGCTTATGCCCCATTAAGTTTCCCATGCTGGAAGTTGTAGTTGTCAAAAAATGTCCTCAAATGAAACTTTTTTCATTGGGAGTGGCCAACACACCAAATCTTCAAACTGTAGAAATTGATGAAGAAAATCATTGGGACGGTGACCTCAACCAAACCGTAAAGAATCTGTTTGATGACAag GATGGATTTGATGGTTTAGAGCATTTATTTTCCCTATGA